A window of Pedosphaera parvula Ellin514 genomic DNA:
AGCGTCGCTTCACTCAGCGCCCCAATCGCAGTGAAATGCGCGCTCGTAACGTGATGACTCTCTGCAAACTCCTGCAACCCGGACAAGACCTCATCACCTTTCCCAAAAATGACTGCGTATTCCGCCTTCCCATTTTCTTCGCTCAACGATTGAACCCGCATCCCAGGAGCTTTGTCTGTGGGAACAGCGTACGCCGGCGCGACATATTCACCTCCTGCCTCCTGTGAAAATCCCTGAGGAGCAGCCACCACAACCAACAGCATGCAACCAAGCCACTTTGCCAAAAACCATGCGACCGGTTTTGCATATGCCGACATAAGATTTACCCTCCTTTTGTGCCCCCAATAACGCACATTCCACGCCTCGCCGCAACCGGTTTGTCATTCGTACGAGGCAAATGACCTCGAGCTTCCCTCAAAACTGCGCCCAATAATTCGCCGAAGCATTATTATCCCAATGCACCAAACCATTAACCGCATAATAAATCGCGTATTCCACCCGTATTCCCGGCGGAATCATCGATTCAGAATGAATCACAAACCGATCTCGATCTGTGCCGAACTCATGATGCGACCACACCCCTTCAACCTCCCGATATGAGCGCCAATCATCACAGGTGTAGCGCATCCCCACGCTTTTGTTCAGTGCCAGATTGCTCACCTCCGCCGTCACCCTCAACTGCCCACTGACATACACATTCCCGCCTTCACGGTTATACTTCAGCACCTCCTGCGACACACGCCACACATTTTGTTCAGCTTCCATCGGGTTGTCATTACCCTCCCACACCTGGACCTCCTGCCCAACAAAAAAGGCATGCCCAATAAAAGACATGCCTTCTCGCGTTAAAACGAATTCGTTTCCCTTACAATCCGTTCACCGAATAAACCGCATAACCTCTCGGAGCAGCCCAAACTTGCACATTGCCGCTTCCATCGCAGTTCTGATTGTTCGGCGCATAATTCTGTCCGCTCACCGTCGAGGACCACGCATAGGCCTTCAATGTCTTGCTCTTCAAATAAGCGTTCCCTGTATTGACCGTATAACCTTTCCACGCGCTGGAATTATCATTGATCACCACGATGTAACCGGGCGAAGAAGCGGAAACTCCGTAGCTGCCATAAATCAGGCAATCACCATCATTGCTCTTCATGATCTGGATGTTCGGTCCGCCATTGGCCAGCTTCTCGCGACACCAAACCAGTTGCTTGATGCCATTTCCCCAGCCTGCCCCGCTTCCACCGCCGGTTGCCAGACCGTAATTAAAATAATCCTGCCAGAAGATGCACGGATATCCCTGGTAAGTGATGATAAAAGCATAACCCAACATCTTATCCGTCGTAATCTGATCCGTGTCATGATTCGCCACGAACGTCACAGCCCGTCCGGGATTCTTGGCCGCATAACATTTGCTTGGGTCCAGCAGGTCCGGCAAATATCCGCCGCCACCCGTGTTATTGCAGATGCTCTGCAGGGTGTAATAGGCCGCGAAATCAAATGCCGATGAATTCGCCGCGCTGGTCCACGTATCCAGAAGCCCGGTGTTCGAATCCCAATACTCACCCACACTAAACGAAGGACTCGAAGAGGCATTCATGTCATGCACCACCCACGAGTGATAACCCTTGGTGTAATCATAACGCCAGCCATCAAAACCCGCATTGCTCGTGCTCTTCAACCAGTTCAACCACGCTTTCATATCATTGTAGGCGCTGCCTGCGGTGTAGCAAATATCCGGATACCCGCCAAAAGTTCCCTCATCG
This region includes:
- a CDS encoding PPC domain-containing DNA-binding protein yields the protein MSAYAKPVAWFLAKWLGCMLLVVVAAPQGFSQEAGGEYVAPAYAVPTDKAPGMRVQSLSEENGKAEYAVIFGKGDEVLSGLQEFAESHHVTSAHFTAIGALSEATLAWFDPQRKMYRKVPINGQVEVLSMVGDIALYKGKPAIHTHMVVGFSDGTTRGGHVLNAQVFPTLEVMVTVDPKAMHKRLDPETDLTLIDPTLQ
- a CDS encoding phosphatase — encoded protein: MSFIGHAFFVGQEVQVWEGNDNPMEAEQNVWRVSQEVLKYNREGGNVYVSGQLRVTAEVSNLALNKSVGMRYTCDDWRSYREVEGVWSHHEFGTDRDRFVIHSESMIPPGIRVEYAIYYAVNGLVHWDNNASANYWAQF
- a CDS encoding alpha-amylase family glycosyl hydrolase, which produces MSNQRIKTKLPPRIVPAIAGFQRRTFTKQATALLVLLVAFVYSTSSLLAGVMMQGFYWNTPGGWYNTMSGQAASLKNMTGGYGINRIWFPVPQKSASGGYSMGYDPFDYYDLGSYSQNGGPGTHFGTQAELKSAISAYKAQGVSCIADIVLNHRSGGRGEANPVAGGTTYTDFSGVASGMCKWHWDSFHPNNYETSDEGTFGGYPDICYTAGSAYNDMKAWLNWLKSTSNAGFDGWRYDYTKGYHSWVVHDMNASSSPSFSVGEYWDSNTGLLDTWTSAANSSAFDFAAYYTLQSICNNTGGGGYLPDLLDPSKCYAAKNPGRAVTFVANHDTDQITTDKMLGYAFIITYQGYPCIFWQDYFNYGLATGGGSGAGWGNGIKQLVWCREKLANGGPNIQIMKSNDGDCLIYGSYGVSASSPGYIVVINDNSSAWKGYTVNTGNAYLKSKTLKAYAWSSTVSGQNYAPNNQNCDGSGNVQVWAAPRGYAVYSVNGL